In Niallia sp. FSL W8-0635, one genomic interval encodes:
- a CDS encoding LLM class flavin-dependent oxidoreductase, translated as MKKYGIDPSKGLEFGIYTLGDHLPNPLTGERVSAEERIHEIIEYAKLADQAGLDFFSVGESHQEYFVTQAHSVVLSAIAQATKNIKIASSSTIISTSDPVRVYEDFATIDLISKGRAEIIAGRASRIGLFELLGYNLHDYEELFEEKFDLLMKINAEEIVNWSGEFRAPLRNAQVLPRPKNSFIPIWRAVGGTPASAIRAGIAGAPMFMAHLGGPASVFKRTVDAYREAARNSGFDPAELPVATAGFFYAAESSQQALKDMYPHINEGMKKTNGAGFPKQHFAQGVDPHNIMNIGSPQQIIEKILYQHEMFGHQRYIAQIDFGGMPFEKIMKNVEIIGSEILPAIRKYTKKSEA; from the coding sequence TTGAAAAAATATGGAATTGATCCAAGCAAAGGCTTGGAGTTTGGAATATATACATTAGGTGATCATTTGCCAAACCCGTTAACAGGAGAGAGGGTCTCTGCTGAAGAACGTATACATGAAATCATCGAATATGCGAAATTAGCAGATCAAGCGGGTCTTGATTTCTTTAGTGTTGGGGAAAGTCATCAAGAATATTTTGTCACACAAGCACATTCTGTAGTATTATCAGCGATTGCACAAGCTACCAAAAATATTAAAATCGCTAGCTCCTCCACAATTATTAGTACCTCTGATCCCGTTCGTGTCTATGAGGATTTTGCGACAATTGATTTAATTTCTAAAGGTCGTGCAGAAATCATTGCTGGTCGTGCTTCAAGAATTGGATTATTTGAATTATTAGGCTATAATCTTCATGATTATGAGGAATTATTTGAAGAAAAATTTGACTTATTAATGAAAATTAATGCAGAGGAAATAGTGAATTGGAGCGGAGAATTTCGTGCACCATTAAGAAATGCACAAGTCTTACCACGACCTAAAAACAGTTTTATTCCGATTTGGCGAGCAGTTGGAGGAACACCAGCTAGTGCAATTAGAGCAGGTATTGCAGGTGCACCAATGTTTATGGCTCACTTAGGTGGTCCAGCATCTGTATTTAAACGTACAGTAGATGCATATCGTGAAGCAGCACGTAATAGTGGCTTTGATCCAGCGGAATTACCAGTAGCAACGGCAGGCTTTTTCTATGCAGCAGAATCCTCTCAACAAGCATTGAAGGATATGTATCCGCATATTAATGAAGGCATGAAAAAAACAAACGGTGCTGGATTTCCAAAACAGCATTTCGCACAAGGGGTAGATCCGCATAATATTATGAATATCGGAAGCCCACAGCAAATTATTGAAAAAATTCTTTATCAACACGAAATGTTTGGTCATCAACGTTATATCGCTCAAATTGACTTTGGTGGTATGCCATTTGAAAAAATTATGAAAAATGTGGAGATTATTGGTTCTGAAATCTTGCCGGCTATTAGAAAATATACAAAAAAATCGGAGGCATAA
- a CDS encoding sensor histidine kinase gives MIRIRTKLLIYFGVILLLLLLLFWIREHSNQQVKDLYDENMEYFFLLNEMTKETNQTYQSLQIYVHEPLKENLTLYMVDKNKFNQLQQQFIAMEKQGIPKKNLVNMMDNFREQTEKTVEGIENQDIQQYSSSLKEVEKISSYIHEKALDLIDEKLTEYQEVSFLLDKKINHTKNMGTTILFSIILLSILFALWFSNGITRTIGRLTKEAEEISAGKYDGEDIVVSQKDELWFLTKTFNEMKKNILESVSQIEEKARLAHLLKEMELKSLQNQINPHFLFNTLNTISKTAYIEGADRTCELISSVSTLLRYNIGSLDRQTILKDEVVIVKEYFFIQKTRFGGRVEFIEEIDPACLSIPIPCLTLQPIIENAFIHGIESMAKGATITLTIYEKNEKVWIEVKDNGVGMDQETIDRLMDLREDTESTVTKKGSGHSTGIGMSNVIKRIKLFDKESQVMVHSTLGEGTSVIISLNKYGKGAYS, from the coding sequence ATGATTAGAATTCGTACGAAGCTACTGATTTATTTTGGTGTGATTTTACTTTTACTTTTACTATTATTTTGGATACGAGAACATAGTAATCAACAAGTAAAAGATTTATATGATGAGAATATGGAATATTTTTTCTTATTAAATGAAATGACGAAAGAAACAAATCAGACCTATCAATCTCTGCAAATTTATGTGCATGAGCCCTTAAAGGAAAATTTAACATTGTACATGGTAGACAAAAATAAGTTCAATCAGTTACAGCAACAGTTTATTGCGATGGAGAAACAAGGAATTCCTAAGAAAAATCTCGTTAATATGATGGATAATTTTCGAGAGCAAACGGAAAAAACAGTCGAAGGGATAGAAAATCAAGATATCCAACAATATTCTAGCTCTTTAAAGGAAGTAGAAAAAATATCAAGCTATATTCATGAGAAAGCACTTGATTTAATTGATGAAAAGCTTACAGAATATCAGGAAGTTTCTTTTCTCTTGGACAAAAAAATTAACCATACCAAAAATATGGGTACTACGATTCTTTTTTCTATTATCCTATTAAGTATTTTATTTGCACTATGGTTTTCTAATGGAATTACCAGAACCATTGGGCGTTTGACAAAGGAAGCAGAGGAAATTTCAGCAGGGAAATATGATGGAGAAGATATTGTCGTTTCCCAAAAGGATGAGCTTTGGTTTTTAACGAAAACATTTAATGAGATGAAAAAAAATATATTAGAGTCGGTCAGTCAAATAGAGGAGAAAGCTAGATTAGCTCATTTACTTAAGGAGATGGAGCTAAAGAGTCTACAAAATCAAATTAATCCCCATTTCCTTTTTAATACGCTGAATACTATTTCAAAAACCGCTTATATTGAAGGGGCAGATCGAACATGTGAATTAATCTCATCTGTTTCAACTTTGCTTCGTTATAATATTGGCAGTCTTGATCGGCAAACTATTTTGAAGGATGAAGTCGTAATCGTAAAGGAATACTTTTTTATCCAAAAAACACGTTTTGGCGGAAGAGTGGAATTTATTGAAGAAATCGATCCAGCTTGTTTATCGATACCGATTCCATGCCTTACCTTGCAGCCAATTATAGAAAATGCCTTTATTCATGGTATTGAGAGTATGGCGAAGGGGGCTACTATTACCTTAACAATCTATGAAAAAAATGAAAAAGTATGGATTGAAGTGAAGGACAATGGTGTAGGAATGGATCAGGAGACAATTGACCGATTAATGGACTTGAGGGAGGATACAGAAAGCACCGTAACGAAAAAGGGATCTGGTCATTCTACTGGAATTGGCATGAGTAATGTTATTAAGCGGATTAAATTATTCGATAAAGAAAGTCAGGTAATGGTACACTCAACCCTTGGAGAAGGAACAAGTGTGATTATTAGTTTAAATAAATATGGAAAGGGGGCTTATTCGTGA
- a CDS encoding sugar-binding protein, which translates to MKRTFFYTILIISFLIAVAYSLYCYRQAQIYDEKMLEVISEDSPLPKYHFALIGEEMDHDYWRLVGAGAKKAALDNDVFVEYEGPKRSNPEEQLKLLDMAIQAKVDGIIVQALNDTFTPLINKAVQEGIPVITIDTDAPESLRNAYIGTDNYLAGQLAGQTLVKDTGGKAKVGIITGGIDNAYNQHQLRVQGFKDAIAKVKGIKIIAIDESNLTRVQAEEKAYKMLKEHEDITAFYGTSSLDGIGIVAAAKSLKKQDDLYVISFDALDENIDLLNEGNINAIIAQQPFEMGEKSIELILNLIKQKSVPMVNHTNASIVHRKDLEAVVEKKVKAYD; encoded by the coding sequence ATGAAACGTACCTTTTTTTATACTATTTTAATTATCTCCTTTCTGATAGCGGTTGCATATTCTCTGTATTGCTATAGACAGGCTCAAATTTATGATGAGAAAATGCTAGAAGTTATATCCGAGGATTCTCCTTTACCAAAATATCATTTTGCATTAATTGGAGAGGAAATGGATCATGATTACTGGCGCTTAGTAGGAGCAGGGGCGAAAAAAGCTGCATTAGATAATGATGTTTTTGTAGAATATGAAGGACCGAAACGATCGAATCCAGAAGAACAATTGAAACTTCTGGACATGGCGATACAAGCTAAAGTGGATGGCATTATTGTGCAAGCGCTTAACGATACATTCACTCCACTGATTAATAAGGCTGTTCAGGAAGGGATACCTGTTATTACAATAGATACAGATGCTCCAGAAAGTTTACGTAATGCTTATATAGGAACAGATAATTATTTAGCTGGTCAATTAGCAGGGCAGACATTAGTAAAGGATACTGGCGGAAAAGCTAAAGTTGGGATTATTACAGGTGGAATTGATAATGCCTATAATCAGCATCAATTAAGGGTACAAGGCTTTAAAGATGCAATCGCTAAGGTAAAAGGAATTAAGATTATTGCGATAGATGAATCGAATCTAACAAGAGTACAAGCAGAAGAAAAAGCCTATAAGATGTTGAAAGAGCATGAAGATATTACCGCGTTTTATGGAACAAGCTCACTAGATGGAATCGGAATAGTAGCAGCTGCAAAATCATTAAAGAAACAGGATGACTTGTATGTTATTTCGTTTGATGCATTAGATGAGAATATCGATTTATTAAATGAAGGAAATATAAATGCTATTATCGCCCAGCAGCCTTTTGAAATGGGAGAAAAAAGCATTGAATTAATATTAAATCTTATAAAACAGAAGTCTGTTCCGATGGTGAATCATACGAATGCATCAATCGTCCATCGTAAAGATTTAGAAGCGGTAGTAGAGAAAAAGGTGAAAGCTTATGATTAG
- a CDS encoding NADPH-dependent FMN reductase — MKIVGLSGSKVGSKTRTAMDYTMKAIKDNYPEVEITLLDLADYDIPFSDGRNYLEYEGDAGYVTKTIMEADAIIIGTPVFQASIPATLKNIFDLLPQNAFRDKVVSMLVTAGSSKHYLIVEQQLKPILAYMKAQIVQTYVFIEEKDFYRKEITDDDVLFRIERLVEDTIVLTETYTEIREKKEAKYDF; from the coding sequence ATGAAGATTGTTGGATTATCCGGTTCGAAAGTAGGATCGAAAACAAGAACAGCAATGGATTACACGATGAAAGCGATCAAGGATAATTATCCTGAAGTGGAGATAACGTTACTCGACTTAGCGGATTATGATATTCCATTTAGTGATGGTAGAAACTATTTAGAATATGAAGGGGACGCAGGTTATGTTACCAAAACAATAATGGAAGCTGATGCCATTATTATTGGAACACCGGTTTTCCAAGCATCCATTCCTGCTACGTTAAAAAACATTTTTGATTTATTGCCTCAAAATGCGTTTCGCGATAAAGTTGTTAGTATGTTAGTTACAGCAGGTTCGTCGAAGCATTATTTAATTGTTGAACAGCAATTAAAGCCAATTTTGGCATATATGAAAGCACAAATTGTGCAAACCTATGTATTTATCGAGGAAAAAGATTTCTATCGTAAAGAAATCACCGATGATGATGTTCTTTTCCGTATTGAGCGATTAGTGGAAGATACAATCGTATTAACAGAAACCTATACGGAAATAAGAGAAAAAAAAGAAGCAAAATACGATTTTTAA